A window of Malania oleifera isolate guangnan ecotype guangnan chromosome 2, ASM2987363v1, whole genome shotgun sequence genomic DNA:
ATTACCTGTACATCCTTTTCCCATGCCCTTCGTGTCAGTTCTCCTTGAGTTAAAAGCTCTGCAAATTGAGCAGTGTCGTTGGCATCATAAATTGACCCAGGCCTTAGACCGTCACCTATTGATAGTGCTACGTCATACTGATTACAGATGTCAAGTATGTCATCCCAGTGTTCATAAGCAAAGTTCTCCTTGTGATAAGTTAAGCACCATTTTGCATGAATAGATCCTCCGCGGGAAACAATTCCAGTCATGCGCTTTGCTGTTAATGGGATGTATCGAAGCAGGACCCCAGCATGAATTGTGAAGTAATCTACACCTTGCTCAGCCTGTTCAATCAGGGTGTCTCGAAAAACTTCCCAGCTAAGATTTTCAGCAATTCCATTTACTTTTTCAAGTGCCTGATATATCGGCACAGTCCCTATTGGTACAGcagagttacgtaggatccactCACGAGTCTCATGTATGTGGCGACCTGTAGAGAGGTCCATGACAGTATCAGCACCCCACATTGTCGCCCATTGAAGCTTGTGAACTTCTTCCTCAATGGAGCTCAGAACAGCGGAGTTTCCAATATTTGCATTAACTTTGACCAAGAAATTTCTTCCAACCACCATTGGCTCCAATTCCAAGTGCTTCTTGTTTGAAGGGATGATTGCCCGCCCTCGAGCAACCTCAGACCTCACAAACTCTGGGTCCAGATTCTCACGAGCAGCACAGTACAGCATTTCCTCAGTTATTATTCCCTGCTTGGCAAAGAACATCTGAGTGTATCTTGGTCCACCTAATGCCGCCCTCCTGTCAATCCAGTCTTTGCGCAATTTAGGAAGTCCTGTTAAACAACACCATTTGTAAAGATGGACAGCTTAGCGCTAGCTAAACTGTAATTATCCAAGAAACAGGAAGCAAGAGACATTGAAGAGGCCAATGACTCACTCATTTGACACTAAACAGAGCTACTcatcaaattaaaatacaattttCAGCAGCAGGGAAAAAACTTTCATATGATGGAcatgaaagaaaaaagagaagccAATTTAATGTGTCCCAAATACACAAAGAGGTATAAAAATCCAGTTCTTAAAAAAATTACAGGACCAATTTGAGCATCCAGAACAATATCTAAAATTTGCTCTCTTTAAGAGAAATTTATATTATTGCAGAAGTAACTTGATATGCATCAAATTATATATACTGTAAATGTATAAGATTGCAAAATGGAACAATCATGTATGACTTTGAACATAAATCATAATGCCATCAAGAGAAGAAATTTGAGACATAAAGTGCCAAATATATCCTTGTTGTGCATACCAACATTTGGGCTGATGTTCTGAGGACCACTAGTGTCATAAGTGTCAAAATGTGGTTCATCCCCTGCCAAGTGGATTCGTCGAAATGGAACTTTTAGTGCATGACCAGATTGTTCATGAACAACTTCCCTGTAAAGCAGATAAATACAttaaaattttcacaaaccaactgtgcatgtgcatgcatgcatgcatccaTAGTCCATACTGTAACCAAGGTTGTCCATCTAAAATGAgccataagagagagagagagagagagatgcaccTATATTCCTTTGAGCTCCTTGGGAAACATTGTTCAAAGGATGGAAGTGGGATGAAGTCAGGGGCAGCAGGATCAATTGTATGCTTTATTTGTTTGGTCTTTTCAGAACCCGTTGTTGGGGGATCAAATGTCAACGTTGCTTTAGGGACCAAACTCACAGAAGAAGGGCATGATTCCTTATGCCACACACTACCAACACAGCCAACCCCATCAAATGCAGGAAAGAAGGTACTTGCCAACCTCCCAGAAGCAGAATGATTTCCATTCTTGCACACAATTGATGTTAAAATAGAATGAACCGATGCCATCTTCAGAACAAGTTACTAAACattgataaaatatatatttgttaAAAAAGCTGCATAGGAATCATATATCCAGAAGGCACAGATGCAGGACAGCAAATCAATTTAAAACAAATTATGCTCTTTCtgggaagaaaagagagaaaataacGAGTGACTGGATACAGAAACTACTGTTTGGACTTAAGAGCAGTTCACAAAACATAATAGGCCCCCAATATTCTAGTGAACCATATACCTAGTCTATTACAACACCATCAGAATGATGATAGATCTCAAATAATTAACCAAAAGAACAAACAACCAAGCCTTAAAAATAATCTAACCAAGAGAAAAAATTTTATATGTTACATTTCAAATTTGCCATGCATGCCAaccataaatacacacacacattgaTACACATCTCAGCACATAATGTACCCAAAAAAAGATcatctaaaatttaaaaatatataaagcAAAAAAATGGTCCCATTGGCGGATCCTCCCCGACGCACTAGCATATATGGAAAATTATACAAGAAACCTGTCCCTTCATGTGTCTATGTCTATTTCCTAAATTCTAAAGATGTTGGAAATGAATCTCCCCTTTATTTGTCCAATATTAAAAAAATGTAGTACcaatttatcatatatttaaCATCTAAAATATAGGCATACGGACATTAGGTGGGACAGGTTCCTTGTATAATTTATCTATATATAGCATCCTTACTTAACATGCTTAAGATTTTGACATGCAATAGATAAAAGATTTCATTTAAGATGGCCCCACATCATTTAAGTCATATTAGTATGTATTAGGCGTCAAAATCTTAAGCATGCTTTGGACAAGCGCATAGCAAAGGGTTAtctaagtttatatatatatatataaaagaaaaaacatgaaaaatTTGATTTCGATAGTCAAATTACAGCAGTGTTACGAAGTTACGGGAAAAAAGCTATAAGATAGATGCGCATGAGATGGGACTCGTCAAAGATAATTGATGCGTAAGACAAAAATTCAGCAGAATTAAATAGATCTAACCGCAACAATTTCCATGACTTATTGTTTGATATGTGTGATTCTAATGAATTTAT
This region includes:
- the LOC131147712 gene encoding phosphomethylpyrimidine synthase, chloroplastic-like isoform X2, whose amino-acid sequence is MASVHSILTSIVCKNGNHSASGRLASTFFPAFDGVGCVGSVWHKESCPSSVSLVPKATLTFDPPTTGSEKTKQIKHTIDPAAPDFIPLPSFEQCFPRSSKEYREVVHEQSGHALKVPFRRIHLAGDEPHFDTYDTSGPQNISPNVGLPKLRKDWIDRRAALGGPRYTQMFFAKQGIITEEMLYCAARENLDPEFVRSEVARGRAIIPSNKKHLELEPMVVGRNFLVKVNANIGNSAVLSSIEEEVHKLQWATMWGADTVMDLSTGRHIHETREWILRNSAVPIGTVPIYQALEKVNGIAENLSWEVFRDTLIEQAEQGVDYFTIHAGVLLRYIPLTAKRMTGIVSRGGSIHAKWCLTYHKENFAYEHWDDILDICNQYDVALSIGDGLRPGSIYDANDTAQFAELLTQGELTRRAWEKDVQVMNEGPGHIPMHKIPENMQKQLEWCNEAPFYTLGPLTTDIAPGYDHITSAIGAANIGALGTALLCYVTPKEHLGLPNRDDVKTGVISYKIAAHAADLAKGHPHAQAWDDTLSKARFEFRWLDQFALSLDPMTAMSFHDETLPSDGAKVAHFCSMCGPKFCSMKITEDVRRYAKEHGYGSPEEAVKHGMDAMSAEFLAANKTVTGEQHGETGGEIYLPASYINSLEKRSAP